ggctATCCAAGTCATCTCACCACTACACCACTGTTCCTGCTACTGTGAAAGCACTAAAAGGTGAACTTAAGACGGTGCGTTTCTGATCAAACAAGGTCTTCCAGTTCGACACATGAAACAGCATTTATCTATTAATACATCAAATGTGTTGGATTAACCCGTAAATGACAAGCATGTTGAAATGGCAAATTTTCCTACCACAACAGTATTCCCAATATTATCCAATTTAACAACTTCTTGGTCACAGCAACTGCACAAGTTTCAGTTGTGTGAACTCATTAGGAAAAAGCCAAATCATCTACAAATGAGGGCTGAGGTTTTGGAGCAGGAGAGCCTTTTCATGCCCTAATCCTTTGGTCTTTACCTTTTGGCTTCCCAGAATGAGCAGACACAATGCTTCTGGTGAGCTGCTGGAGCTTGTGCTCTCGCTCCTCAGACAGGCGGAGGTACATCTCCCTCCAAGCCTCATACTCCTCCAGCTGAGCATTCCGGAAGTCCCGGCGACAGTGCCTCTCCCACAGGTGGTCAGTTACGCCTATGTACACCTGTGGGGCCAACATATAAAGCAACATATAGTGCCAAACACCACCTTGTCAATGGAAACACCAGAAgtaggggtaaaaaaaaaaataaaaaataaaaaaataaaaataaaaaactcaaGTACAACTAGCTTTGATTGTTTGAGGACTCAAGAGAAACTCAGCaggtgtctctctgtccatgttCCAACCTTTGTAATTCACAGAAGGCACCTTTAAGGTAATTAAAAAGCTCCTGTCCCCATTATCAAAACTATATTAGTCGCTAAAACCTACATGACCCTGAACTCATGTGTGAAAATCCTAATAGACATGTGCATGTTACAGGTAAGACTTGGAGAGATTGTTCAAACAGATGCATTGTTCAGAGAGAAAACACCACATGAATTAATCCTAATTTTGCAAACTGCAATTGCCATCTTTCATTGTTGGTCACATTAGAATTAATTGGTATGACTATCCATTATAATCCCTTACAGGATTGCAGTCTTCAATCCGTAACAGCTGCTCCGGCCTGCAACGCTCCAGCACTGGCTCCAAGAGTTCAAATGGAACCCCTCCAATTTCGTAGAGTGCTAAACAGGGATAAGGCAATAAACCCCTTAAAAGTCATCAGAGCTCAAGGGGTAAGGGCTAACCCCACATGTCCGGCTCACTCACAGTCAATATTGTTCTGCAGGGTTCGGATGCATTGCTGGTATAGGGTCATCATAGTGGGAAGATACGCAGCCTTGCTTCCAGAGTACACCTGCATCTTCTTATTAAGCCGCTGACCGGTAAACACTGCAGCTTCTTCATAGGTATCTGTGGCCTTCTGAACTACAAACCCCAAAGTTCAAGGcttaaatattgtaaaaaaaaaaaattatatattttttttgcaaacacagacaggcacaaaaTCATGTCACAGATCAAGGCCTGTCCTGGACAAAATTATGCCACTGTCAAAGGCACTAATAAAAATGATACTACTTAAATGAGATGAAATTATAAATTTttgatatacagtatatgttaACATGAAAGTAATCAAATGACTCACCTTTCTTTTCTGTTAAATACTGATACTGAGAAAGATCCTCACTTTCAGGAGAAATTACAGGCAATGGAACCTTGAGCAAGTCCAACACTGATCCCTTTGAACCCTTTGAAGAGTTCATATAATTTCAAATCAAAACCTCAAAATAATCACAGTCTATGAATCATGAACAAGTGGTGCCAGTAACTACCAAAGTAATCGATGATTCCATTGCTGAATCGCTTGGCGTCGTATTGGAGACTTCACGTACTTTGCCATCCTCTTTTTGGTTAGTCTTAAGATGCTTTAGGTTTCTATCACATGCCCTCTTCTTTCGTTTAGGGGCCTCACGATCATAGTTTAAGTATGCCTCAAAGGACATGGAGGGCATTTCAAACTCCTCAATCTCTGGGTCCCTGCCAACTTCCAATACcttttctgtccttttcttcTCCTCGTGGTCCCTTTTTTTTAAGGcatctcttttcttttcacGCTGTCGCTCACACAAATCATCTTCCTTCAAATGACTATTTTTTTGCTTATTGGAGTTCTTGGGTAGCTGAGTATTCATTACGTCAGAATCCTTTGCAATATTTTTTTGCTCAcaatcttttttctctttatggTAGCCACTGGCTAACATCTCTTTTGAAGATTTTTTAGGTGTCTGTGGCTTATGGCCAACATCAGAGTCTTTCTTTGTGCAATCTTTCTTTTCGCCGTCTGTGCAATCTTTTGATTTAATCACTGTCTGCTTGAATTTACTTTTACTATCAATGTTTTTCGACGGTTTACATTCAAGGCCAATGTTTTCATTCTTGTGCTTCGCTTCAGACGTTTTCGTACTCCCTGAAGCctcactgttttcttctttgccCGTTTGTTGAACCTCTTCCTTCATAGAGGGAGACTGAAGCTGCACAACATTCgaactataacaataacacagAGGAAAATGATTCAAATGGTAAACTGAAAAGCactgtaaatatgaaaaaaaatagaGGTATTGTAagtatatttcaaataataatatacttaatgtattcttaaaaagtgattattatttGGAGAGGCAGTACCTTGAAGGCTCCTTTGGAACCAGTTTTTTCCACCGATGAACTAACATTTTGGCCATTTCCCCAGCATCATCATGTTTTCGAAAGGAGTTCACTACTTTACCAATTCCAgtttcctatatatatatatatatatacacacacacacacacacacacacacacatacatacatacatacatacatacatacatacatacatacatacatacatacatacatacatacacacaatgtataATGGCTTAAtttatgaaggaaaaaaaactaaaataaaggTTTCCTCCTTGGGGGAATATAAAAAGGGGATTGTCTCTTACAGCAAGAATATCAAGCGTTATGTCCAGTTCTTGAAGCTTCTTCAAGGTTTTCAGCAGCTGAagtggaaaaacattttttttccccactatGCATATGTATCAAAATATACAATGAAGAGCACAAGTGTTTGCTGTCAGCAGATTACCATTCATCTACTGGCTTCTTTAGTTATTTCATCTAGCAGTGACTGCTGGAATAAAGTCTATACCTTTCATTTCCTCGATACACATGGAACCAACACACTCCATTTAAGGAAAATATCCAGCCAGATCCATTGCATTGCTACACTGGAAAACCAGATATGCTAAACCAGCTGGATAAGTAGACCCTATGTATGGAAAAGCCTAATATGCAGCTGCTCCATTTGCAAAGTTCTATAATTGGGAAATGCCACAACAGCCACAGGTTGTAAAAGACCTGCCACCACACACGTGGAAGGAGTCACATGTACCAAGACATTTTAGTAAACATTCaatatttcaaatacaaaaataaaattaaactgcaCAATACATCATTGTAATTAAGCAGATCTTATAAGTGAGTCATCTCACAGCTTCCTAATTCTTTTCCTCACATTGACAGTCAGTCAACAGGACAGGCAACTGCTGTAGTATTTTTAGCCTGGAACCACTCAAACCCCAACCCCCTTCATCATGTCCCCACTAGCAAAAGGCAGGCACCCTCAGGCTGCACACCCAAACGTAGCACCTACTAGAATGTACACGAAGAGAGGCTATGCATCATCACACGCTACAAATACTATTCTATGATCAATACGAAGTTTAAAGCATCAAATCTATAATTATCTTTCCAGAACACGTCTGGGGCTGTAGGCCTATTCAGGTAGAGTGAATATGAGAGTCTAGTAACGACCTTAATAACTCATGTCTGTTTGTTACTACATACAGCCTGATTTATCTTCAAACACGAGAAACGCTAAGGAATTCCTCAGTGCTAGTTCACTGAGGTGACATGAACATGGCTGTGAGCTGATCAAATCCCACCCTAATAACTACGCCAAACGTTTTATGCAAAATACTTTAGTAGCACCATGAGCATAAATGGTTTAGCTTTTGTGTTACAGTTAAAGAAAACAATACCGTCCgtccttctctgctctctttaaGCTGAAGTTTCAACTGTAACACTTTTTCCACGTCTGCCGAGGCCATGACGGGCGCTCACGTGCGTGATGTACCTGCTCATGTGAAAACGATGTACGTTCAGCCGTCATCTTTATATGGGCGGAGACGTTGACAGTGTTGCCCGACCATCATAAAGACGAAGACTCAAAGGccaataaatatacattaaactTTTCTATAGGCTACGCTCTGTAGAGACCCTGTAGTATACAAATAATTTGTCCATTAAAATCATAACTCGTCTGTTTTATGTGATAAGTAGAATATTCTTATTTACCCGTTCCTTAAAACACAACTTCATATTGATTATTAAAATTCTAAAAGTGGGCCTACAAAATGGAATAACTACTCCACTGCATTTATATAtgtcttcttttattttctgaatataattaaattacaaGATCGGTTTTATCAAAACGGAAGGTGGTGTCCTGCGCCCGGCCGTATTGCGCAATCAATCTTTCACTTCGCATAGGGACAGAGGAGGAGTTAATTGGCAGTCTTTTCGAACCACTCGTagagcgtctctctctctctcctgcacaccaCCTTGGAGGTGCAAGTCTGTCCCGCGCCAGCACCTACTTCATCTCGGCATAGGTAGGCCAGTATTAACCTTTTTACTGTTGTTTATACGAttaaatggtgtaaatgtaaatataaatcattTCAAATATATGCCTAGAAATAGCCTAACGGACAGACACTAACTggcaacattaaaaacatttttttgaatCATACGAATCATGGACACAGACGACAGATCTACCACTATTAACTGCAGGCctactttactttttttcttagAGTATTATCATCTAGGATCATATGACAGTGTTTTTAAGATAATTAACACCTATCCAGGAGATATTTTAAGGATGTCAAAATCAGAATATGTTAGGCACCTGTGTGGGTTTTATGTTTTGATATAAACACATCATAAAACTGCATATAACAAAAATGATATACTAAAACACTGCAAGTATACACACGGCTGTAGGCCTTGACAAAAAGACTATAAAAGGACTTTGGGCCAGAGCAGTTCAGCGTTGCTATTCCTGGATGTGGTTGTGATAAACTGTGACAGATGCACAGACAGGAATGTTGACATGGTTTTATGTTATAATAGCTCTTAGGAGTAAATTCTGCTCTTTACGCACATACAGAATAATCAGTAATAGGATACATATTACAGGATAGACTTGCTTTTTTCATCTATTGATATTAAATTGTTTGACCTGTAGCCTACTATAGTTGACATGGTTTCAAAATCTAATGGATgcattgtatatttttatatttctccaTAAAATAGCAGGATCTATAAAGATTGCTAtgcactttaaaatatttagtgaGATCTTgactttttttaataaagtgtaaTGGTTTGATCCCAATTGTAATGGCACTGATTGCTAAGAAATATCACATCATCAAACTCTGTTCTGTAAGGATCATCTCCTAAtatgtttattcattcattatagGTCTTGGCTGTGACCAACTGCTACAGTCATGGCACCCAAAAAGAACAAGACTGCTAAGAAGAATAAAGCAGATATAAATGAGATGACAATCATGGTGGAAGACAGTCCAATCAATAAAATCAATGGGTTAAACACTCTTCTGGAAGGTGGCAATGGCTTTAGTTGTATCTCTACGGAGGTCACTGACCCAGGCTATGCCCCTAACCTCCTGGAAGGCCTTAGTAACATGAGACAAGATAGTTTCCTGTGTGATCTGACAATAGCAACCAAGACCAAGTCTTTCGACGTCCACAAAGTTGTAATGGCCTCCTGCAGTGAATACATCCACAATATTCTCAAAAAAGACCCAGGCCTTCAAAAAATTGACCTCAGCGATGTCTCCCCAGTTGGCCTGGCAACAGCTATCACATATGCTTACTCCGGAAAGCTGACCTTGTCACTCTACACCATTGGCAGCACAATTTCAGCAGCCATGCTTTTACAGATCAACACCCTGGTCAAGATGTGCAGTGACTTCCTAATGCGAGAGATCAGTGTGGAaaattgtatgtatgtagtcAACATTGCTGACACGTACAACCTTAAAGAAACGAAGGACGCAGCTCAGAAGTTCATGCGTGAGAACTTCATTGAGTTCTCAGAGATGGAACAGTTCCTGAAGCTCACCTATGAGCAGATTAGTGACTTCCTAACAGATGACTCTCTGCAGCTACCCTCTGAGCTCACTGCCTTCCAGATTGCCATCAAGTGGTTGGACTTTGATGATAAGAGACTGAAATATGCCCCTGACCTGCTGACGCACATTCGCTTTGGCACCATCTCAGCCCAGGACCTGGTCAGCCATGTGCAGAGTGTTCCCAGGATGATGCAAGATGCAGAATGTCACCGTTTATTGGTGGATGCCATGAATTACCATCTGCTGCCATACCAACAGAACATCCTGCAGTCCAGAAGAACCAAAGTCCGTGGTGGCCAAAGAGTGTTGCTTACCGTGGGTGGACGACCAGCTTTGACTGAAAAGTCCCTCAGCCGGGATATTCTCTACAGAGATGAAGACAACATTTGGAACAGGCTGACTGAAATGCCTGCAAAGAGCTTCAACCAGTGTGTAGCTGTCTTGGATGGCTTCCTCTATGTGGCTGGTGGTGAAGACCAGAATGATGCCAGGAACCAAGCTAAACATGCTGTGAGCAATTTCTGCaggtaattatttattttttgctcttctctggttttcatatttgttttgtaaaactTTACCCTAATGTGTTTGatcaaattcatttttttttcatacaggTATGACCCCAGATTCAACACATGGATCCATCTCAGTTGCATGATTCAAAAGCGTACACATTTCAGCCTGAACACCTTTAACGGCCTGCTGTTTGCCATTGGAGGACGTAACTCAGATGGCTGCCAGGCCTCTGTAGAGTGCTATGTTCCATCCTCCAACCAATGGCAGATGAAGGCCCCCATGGAAGTTCCAAGATGCTGCCATGCTAGCACAGTCATTGATGGTAAAATTTTGGTAACCGGTGGTTATATCAACAATGCCTattccagagctgtgtgttctTACGACCCATCGACAGATAGCTGGCAAGATAAAAACAGTCTGAGCACGCCAAGAGGCTGGCACTGTTCTACCACTGTTGGTGATCGGGCTTATGTTCTTGGTGGCAGTCAGCTCGGTGGTCGGGGGGAAAGAGTGGATGTCCTTACTGTGGAATGTTTCAACCCTCATTCTGGTCAGTGGAGCTATGTCTCCCCCTTGCACACTGGAGTGAGTACAGCAGGGGCTGCCACACTAAATAACAAGATTTATGTCTTGGGTGGCTGGAATGAGGTGGAGAAGAAGTACAAGAAATGCACTCAAGTGTATAACCCTGACCTTAATGAATGGACTGAGGATGATGAGCTGCCTGAAGCAACAGTTGGCATCTCATGCTGTGTCATCACCATCCCCACCCGCAAAACACGAGAGTCAAGGGCCAGTTCAGCATCATCTGCTCCAGTCAGCATATAGGTAATATTTATAAGGGAGTTggaaaaagtatttaaattgaaaatgcTGAATTAGATAACAAATCACAAACCTCTAACTTTCCTCTCAGCTGTGACAAACACTGATGCCAACCACGTAAGCCCAGAATTGTTACCATCAAATTTAATAATTATCACAGAGGTTTAAATGTTGTAATGTCAGATTTAATCAGCCTTCACAAGAGAGAAGGCATGTATGTGTTAAAGTCATATCAGCTTAATAATTAATATCACCAATGTTGTGAACAAtttgttattaaatataatacttTTAAATTTGGGGGGGGAATGTACTTTTAATGTGCTTAATTGAGAAGTAATGAATTGAGAAGTTAAAACATTGTTTAGAGGTTGTGAAGTGGTCGGTTGGGGGCGAGGTTGTTCCAGTGGAAGACCATTTCTAAATGTCAAATCAAAAACATAAATCATTATGCTTTCAAGTGGGGCCAATTTTTATCAAATTGTTTCATCAGCGCTTCTCAGTAACACATAGCAGAGGCTGGGTGCATACTCAAACATGTTGAATCTGGTCTTTTTAAAGTCACAAAATAACTTCCAGAACAAAGATTGGCATTTACTCAGAAGTATGGAAATATCATGCAATTCATGAAAAATATGCTCACCATATTATTCCATAAAACATGAAGTGCACTGTGAGAGAAAATGGAATATTTCTACTTGCCTAGATTTACCAATCAGGATTACGTGTTTTAGAAACAGTTTGATCTATTTTCTCATTCAACACTCTATCAGAAGTGTAGAAGATGGCTCCTGAGGACACTTCAGCATAAGGTTGACAAAACCACCTTCAAAGACAGAAAATGTTAGAAGAGCCATGATAGAAGTGTGAGGACATGAAAGGTTCCACAAGGATGGTATGTTTTGTAAACTGACTGAATAGATACTGGAACCAAAGCTTTGTGCCTGGTCTGTTTTGGTTAGTTGGATAATAAATTCCAATAAGTTCCTGACAGCTCATGACTTTAAATGTTCTTAGAAACTGAGTAATGTGACAATGCACACATAAtgtgttatatttttttaaaaatgtgacagaTTTTAgaagagaaacatttgtttttattctgatttacCATACATGTTGTCCAAGCTCTACATATTTATTAAAGGTTCCTATAAATTCCTGCTGTGGTCTGTTTTTTGTAGTCTTGAATTATGTTGCAAATACCAGACTTGATACCAGACAAGTCAACTTGCCTTCAGCGGCCACACAAATAAAAGTTTCATATATCAGAAATACAAAATCTCCAGCATGTTATGCCATTCAACAGTCACTTTAGTATAAAAAACCTACATTGTAGGTATGTACACCCAGAAGCATTGGATCATGTGTTATGATAGACCAGACTAATTAGGACCTTCCCTGAATGAGGGCCCTCCAAAAGCCTCGGAAAtatattcattttgttttctaagTTTGATTCCCACCATCATTACACCAAAATTAATGAAACATAGTAAATTGTTTCCATGCCACATTGTAATAATAGGGGTCAAAAGTCAATACAAAAGCCATAATGCTTTATGTTTTAACCTGTATTGTTGAGCAGAACTACATGACACTAACCTTAGCACTGCACAAACTCACTACAGCTGCTATGCAGAACACAAGGACATGTTAACACATTGCCTTTAAGACTATCTACATATAACAGCTAAACCTACCAAAAACATATTAGACGTCTACAACAAAGGCATTGGGTACCTAAGTTACTGAAGGTAAGCAAAAGGGTGCAATGCTAACTACATAACCCAAGtttataaaatgagaaatataaccagTAAATCTTCATTTTGCAAGATTCTGTTGCATAGCTAGCATGAGCTGATTAGACAAAAACTAAATCTCATAATTCCCATGTAATGTctcaaaataattattaataattattatcatATATATGTTATGCTATTATTAAATTGAGATGCAaattattacacacaaaaatgtactttttctcATGACAGAAGTGAGAGGTCTCAGTAAATAAGCAAGAAACaggagtgagaggagaagaagaacagAAAGATGGAAAAGGGGA
This region of Electrophorus electricus isolate fEleEle1 chromosome 11, fEleEle1.pri, whole genome shotgun sequence genomic DNA includes:
- the klhl31 gene encoding kelch-like protein 31; this translates as MAPKKNKTAKKNKADINEMTIMVEDSPINKINGLNTLLEGGNGFSCISTEVTDPGYAPNLLEGLSNMRQDSFLCDLTIATKTKSFDVHKVVMASCSEYIHNILKKDPGLQKIDLSDVSPVGLATAITYAYSGKLTLSLYTIGSTISAAMLLQINTLVKMCSDFLMREISVENCMYVVNIADTYNLKETKDAAQKFMRENFIEFSEMEQFLKLTYEQISDFLTDDSLQLPSELTAFQIAIKWLDFDDKRLKYAPDLLTHIRFGTISAQDLVSHVQSVPRMMQDAECHRLLVDAMNYHLLPYQQNILQSRRTKVRGGQRVLLTVGGRPALTEKSLSRDILYRDEDNIWNRLTEMPAKSFNQCVAVLDGFLYVAGGEDQNDARNQAKHAVSNFCRYDPRFNTWIHLSCMIQKRTHFSLNTFNGLLFAIGGRNSDGCQASVECYVPSSNQWQMKAPMEVPRCCHASTVIDGKILVTGGYINNAYSRAVCSYDPSTDSWQDKNSLSTPRGWHCSTTVGDRAYVLGGSQLGGRGERVDVLTVECFNPHSGQWSYVSPLHTGVSTAGAATLNNKIYVLGGWNEVEKKYKKCTQVYNPDLNEWTEDDELPEATVGISCCVITIPTRKTRESRASSASSAPVSI
- the eloal gene encoding elongin A, like; this encodes MASADVEKVLQLKLQLKESREGRTLLKTLKKLQELDITLDILAETGIGKVVNSFRKHDDAGEMAKMLVHRWKKLVPKEPSSSNVVQLQSPSMKEEVQQTGKEENSEASGSTKTSEAKHKNENIGLECKPSKNIDSKSKFKQTVIKSKDCTDGEKKDCTKKDSDVGHKPQTPKKSSKEMLASGYHKEKKDCEQKNIAKDSDVMNTQLPKNSNKQKNSHLKEDDLCERQREKKRDALKKRDHEEKKRTEKVLEVGRDPEIEEFEMPSMSFEAYLNYDREAPKRKKRACDRNLKHLKTNQKEDGKVREVSNTTPSDSAMESSITLGSKGSVLDLLKVPLPVISPESEDLSQYQYLTEKKVQKATDTYEEAAVFTGQRLNKKMQVYSGSKAAYLPTMMTLYQQCIRTLQNNIDSLYEIGGVPFELLEPVLERCRPEQLLRIEDCNPVYIGVTDHLWERHCRRDFRNAQLEEYEAWREMYLRLSEEREHKLQQLTRSIVSAHSGKPKGRQVKMAFIHSAAKPPRNVRMQQELHGTASPGFPHPADKASGKSQEGRGRPCFSEPSKPPSTSSGNNQSQDPRKIKRVAPMMAKSLKAFKKQLGRR